The genomic segment AGACCAGCGTGATAAACACTAAATGCAACCATAGCAATACCAGCAACGGTGTGGGCTTTTTTAAATGTTTTATTTTTCATATTAAAAGCAGTTAATGTCAAAACACCCAAAGACACACTCATACCAACTTTTGCAAATTTTCTCTGAGCATTTAGATCAAGCAGCTGCCCACTTATATTATTTTTCAAATTTTATACCTTTCATTGAGTTTAATAATAGCCATATAGTGGTTCCATTATGTAAAACAGCTGTGGATATAGGATTTAATAATCCAAATGTAGCAGCACCTAATATGACTGAGTTTATGCCCACTGTTAGCTTGAAATTTGAGCTTATGATGCTCATGGTTTTTACAGCTATCTCTTTTGCTATAGCAACACTCATAATATCATCTTTTAACAAGCTAATATCAGCTGTAGCTTTTGCTATATCAGCACCTTTATGCATACTAATTCCAACATTTGCCTTTGTTAAAGATGGAGCATCATTGATACCATCACCTATAAAAGCCACATTAGCACCCTCAGCTTTTAACTCTTCTATAATTCTTGATTTATCAGTAGGCAAACAATCAGCATAAAATCTATCTATACCAAGCTCATCTGCTACTTCTTTAG from the Campylobacter pinnipediorum subsp. pinnipediorum genome contains:
- a CDS encoding helicase encodes the protein MKNNISGQLLDLNAQRKFAKVGMSVSLGVLTLTAFNMKNKTFKKAHTVAGIAMVAFSVYHAGLYDNGIFKKMILKQSNKAKRVKKR